One Burkholderia sp. 9120 genomic window, TCGATTGTCAAAACGGCTCATCCAATACGAGGAACGAGAAGAATGAATCCGCAACCACTTCATGATGGTCCGACGGCGCTTCACCTGAACGACACCTGTATCTTTCTGGCGCGAGACGGAACCGTGCGCTCCTATGCGAAAACCGCCGAGACCCTGAGGAAATCGGGCAGCGATCCCGAGTTGACAGACGGCCGCATGCTCGCGATGTTTCACGTGAGCAGCCCGCGTGACGTGCACTATCCGACCTGGGAAATGCACCCTGACGGAGATGAACTCCTCATTCTTGCTTCAGGTTCGCTCTCAGTGGAAGTGCGCGATGGAAAGACGATATGCTCGGCGCGCTTGCCTTCGCAAGCGGCCTTCGTTGTGCCGGCTGCGCAATGGCATCGGCTGATCGTGCATGAACCGTCGGTCTTGATCGCCATCACGCCACGCCGCAATACCGTTCATCAGAACTGGGAGGACGATGTGCGGGCGGCGGATTGAAGCAAGGCCGTGCGGACTCACCTGTGGCGGGAAAGCCGGGTCATACGCGTGAGCGTCGCGTCCTGAAACACGAAGTGATGGGCGAGCGCCGCGAACGTGTGTAATCCGATCAGCCAATAGGCGGCGTTACCGATCTGAAAGTGCGCGTTGTGAAGGAATTGATGGGCAACGGGATCGGCTCCAAACAGGCGGATGTGCCATTCGATGCCGGCGAGCGTCACGGCGTTCCCACCGGTATTGACCATCGCTATGCCGAGCAGAGGCTGCACGAAGATCAGCAGATAGAGCGCGAGATGCGTGAGCCGCGCCATGAAGAGCTGAACCGGCGAGTGCGTGAGTTCCGCGGGCGAACCGTGCCAGAGCCGCCACAGTAAGCGCAA contains:
- a CDS encoding cytochrome b/b6 domain-containing protein yields the protein MQSSERAPSYSKPAMFFHWATAVLIVVALFAIEIRGPKGSDSRIVWNAVHIWAGSLILSLSILRLLWRLWHGSPAELTHSPVQLFMARLTHLALYLLIFVQPLLGIAMVNTGGNAVTLAGIEWHIRLFGADPVAHQFLHNAHFQIGNAAYWLIGLHTFAALAHHFVFQDATLTRMTRLSRHR